The DNA window TGCTAATGTGTCTAGCAATTCATAACGTTGGTTTTCTTTACCCAGCAGTAACTCGAGTGATGAATCACCAGATAGTTCCTGGGCCGGAAAGCTGAATCTTTCAGCAATATCGCCGGTTGATTCATTCAATTCGTAAGTTCTGTCGCCGAAGTAAGCAGTGATCGCCGCAAAGTAGCCGCGCTCCCTTCGCCAATTCACCGATACCTGGCCATCTCTCCAATCGTAACTGTGTCTGCGCCAGCCATTTACCCGGAGTGGTTGCTCCTTGACCATGTCAGTCATCGATGCAAGCAGTGCAGGGGCGTTCTGCATAAGTGTCTGCCGGACCGATTCTTTTTCGTCGTTCAACGCCTTAGCGTAATGCCGCTGTTTCGTCAGACTGTCAGCTTCGTCGTTGCGGATGATCTCCGATAGGTAGGGCCAAGAGGCAAGCCCGCCAATCACCATCAACGAGCCAATAACTGCTGCGATAAGTTTCTTGTTGAGAATCTTTTGTTCCGCAGACAGGCAAATTGGAAGGTTGTCCGATGTGGATTCGGAAACCAATTCAAGAAATCCAAGAGATTCGGAATTCGACAGGTCAAAATGTCCATGTTTATCATACAGTTGTATGTTGGTGCCGGCGATATCAGTCTTTATTTCCTCAAGTCGATTTGCGATCAGATCCTTGTTGCCAACAATATCTCCAGCTGGAAAAATCGCGCCATCTTCGACAGCGCACAACCAAAACTCATCGGTGGACAGTTGTTCAATCAATACAGCCGATAGTCGGGAAGTCGCGAGCTTTGCCGCGGCGCTTTCACATCCGATATCCTCTGATTCCGTTACCGCGCCAATTTGCAAACCGGATGGCGTGTCAATGTGGACGTAACCGAAAGGTGTAGGTTTTATTGACTGCAGTTCCCTGAAAATCTTGTACTTGCTACTGCTAGGTGTCAATACACTTGGTGCCAGCCAGGTAAGACCCACGGCATATTCCTTGTCGTCGAGAAAACGTTTGGTCATCACCCCATACCCGTTGCGGTACCGCGTGCCAGCTCATATGGCAAACGGATGATGTAGGGCGTGAGAATCAGAACTAGACTTGCCCGGCGGTTTTCTAAACTAGACTCTTTCATCAGGATTCCGCTCGAATCTCGGTTCGTCACTCTCGAGGTGTCAAGGCCTGCAACGAAAAGTGTTTCGCCCGATTGAAGCAGTACCGGCAATAAAACTGAACGAGACTCCAGGTCTGGAAGTTGGATCACGGGATCGTTCGGTCCGGCATTGACTGGAAACCTGCTGATTCCCTTGATCCGGGTGGTTCTGACAGTAATGTTCAGCATCAGTCGATCAGTGTTTGGCAGCACACGCGGCACCATATTCAACGCGATCCCGTCCTGAAGCTTTCCCGGAATGAGCCGTACTGATGTAAGTCCCTCATCATGAACGACGTCTCGTCTTTCCAGATAAGATGTCTCATCGCCGAAAAATACTGGCACTGGAAGGCCGTTGATTCCCTGAATCACCGTCGAAGTGAGTTTGGAAATTCGAGCATCATTCATCGCCTGACGAAAAGTCAGCCCAATGTCACTATGGTCAACCGCAGCGTCTTCTGAATGAGTCAATTTCAGTCCAAATATCGATCCCTTGTCGTCACTGCTAAATCGGACATGGGCAGCTGATTTACCCAACGCCTCCTTCATCATTCCCTGCAGGTTGAATCCGGCAATCGCGTCATCCGATCTTTCAATTTCGTAAAGATCGACATGAACCTGCACTTGTGTGGACAGCTCCTTATTTTTCGCAGATACCCATTCATCGACTCTATTCAGAGTCAGTGGGGTATCCACCACATTCAGTTCTCCTGACTGACGATTCAGCGAAAATGTTCCGAAACTGGAAAGGAATCCCTCGACTGTCGATTCCAGTTCATTCCAGAAATCTGCAGTATTCATTGACACGACTACCTGATCCTGGGCTTGCAGTGTCGAGCCGCCGACGCCACCCTGGACTGCGCCACTCAGACCGACAGATGCTTGCCATTGAGCGGTAACGTTGGGGGCGAAGATAGTCCAGCTTTCGGGTCTCGTATGGAAAATCTCTACGCGGCCGTCAATAAACTTCCAAAAAAGCCCGAACCGACCGGTTATGTGATTCAACGCGGCGCTGGCAGGACCCTGCCAACTCAGATTTGAAACCACAACATCCTGTATGTCCGGAGCGACAGTGACCCCCACACTGGTTTCGGAACCGATCAGTTTACCGATCTCAGCGATCGTCACCGGTTCGACATAAGTCATTTCGATAACTTGATCAAGTTTTTCGGGTATCGGCTGTGGAATCGCACTGCTGCGGATGGGTATTCGATGTCCGATCCACGATTGCGACGTGGAAAACGTCAGCTCATCGGATTCGGTCGGGCTACCACTTTCGCGAGAATTATTGAGATTGATCTGAATTTCCATTTCTTCCTGCTTGGCTCTATCCACTGTCTGTTGGGGTATTCGGCACCCCGCTAAGATCGCAAGCACCAGGATCATGGACACAACTTTTGGCAACTCGCGATGAAGAGTCATATCATCGACTGCCTGGAGAGTTGGGTTCAATCAGTAACACCGAGTTTCCCTCAAAGAAGGTGGCGGTCAAACCAAAAGGTGAGGTGCGATAATGTTCCAGAACCGCTTTTACCGCATCTTGCAGCGTACCCTGATACGCGGCTGAATACAGAATTTCGTAATCGTGATCGCTATTCCATTCAAGCGCCCAGTCAACTTCGAGTGCCCATCGGGCCAGGTTCTGGCGTAGAGTCAATGATGGGTTCAATGTCCATACCTGCTTTGTTGGTTTTTGGCTGGCACGTTGGTGCTTCGGTTCGGCCACATCATGATCGTAGACGGGAACCTCTGGATTCGGGTCCTGAGGTGGATCTTCAGGTATCACCTCCGTTTGGGGTAACGCACCGGCGTACTGAAACCAGATGACTCTTTTTGTTTGGTCCTCAAGTAAATTCCATGAACTTCCAATCAATGTCTGAAGGGCTGTGCGAGTATCCACAGGGCCGATGCTTCTGTGTACCTGTGGCAACGTTAGCAGCAGCGCATCGCTGACCGCATCTGTGGGAACATGACGATACCCTGAACGCAACAGTACGTAATCGATTGCCGAGCCTACGGTTGCAATCCGCGCCGGAAACGTGGTTTCCACAATCGTAGACAGCAGATCTTCCTCGTTACTTTCTGCTGTGTAGGCGTAAACGGTGTAGCGATTCGAATCACGATTGTCCGCAGCGTCAGCGACAGCTATACAGGTCAGCATCATCATGATGGGATATCGCTTCAGAATTTTGGTTGTCAGTTTCACAATCATGAATATTCACGAACTCTCATCATGATCAAACAGAAAATCCAATTTTCGGATTGATGAATTATTCTGCGAACGTTGCGTTCGATTGACTGGGCCAAGTTAGCGGACCGGGTTGCAGATCAGAATCGTTGAGTTTGATCAAGCGCGGTTTTAGACGTCTGATCGAAAATCCAATAACGACTGCGAGAGGCTAGTGGGCGCAGCCTTCTCCCAGCAGAAAGTTTCTGGCTTTCCATGCTTGCGCACTGGAGTTGAAAATCGCTTTCGGATCGTTTTCCAGAACTTCAATCCACGACAAGATATAGGAATCGTGACTGGGATCGCGCGGAATCCGAAACTCCGCACATAGAAAGGCTGAGCCAATTTCTGCGATCATCTCTTCAAACGCATATTCCGTGGTGCCGATCCGACTGCCATTGGTTATGCCGGGACGGCTCAGTCGGGTGGAATGCCCCGTCCAATGGGTGAGTTCATGCATCAGAGTGCTGTAGTAGTCAGACTTG is part of the Acidiferrobacterales bacterium genome and encodes:
- the pilO2 gene encoding type 4b pilus protein PilO2, whose translation is MTKRFLDDKEYAVGLTWLAPSVLTPSSSKYKIFRELQSIKPTPFGYVHIDTPSGLQIGAVTESEDIGCESAAAKLATSRLSAVLIEQLSTDEFWLCAVEDGAIFPAGDIVGNKDLIANRLEEIKTDIAGTNIQLYDKHGHFDLSNSESLGFLELVSESTSDNLPICLSAEQKILNKKLIAAVIGSLMVIGGLASWPYLSEIIRNDEADSLTKQRHYAKALNDEKESVRQTLMQNAPALLASMTDMVKEQPLRVNGWRRHSYDWRDGQVSVNWRRERGYFAAITAYFGDRTYELNESTGDIAERFSFPAQELSGDSSLELLLGKENQRYELLDTLATLPGEWTLSPAKPMGQLYKYQTSKLTGSSSKLTDAVFVANAFIGQPFRINRISYSLDRKFNWEIQGEFYGKQN
- a CDS encoding TcpQ domain-containing protein; protein product: MKLTTKILKRYPIMMMLTCIAVADAADNRDSNRYTVYAYTAESNEEDLLSTIVETTFPARIATVGSAIDYVLLRSGYRHVPTDAVSDALLLTLPQVHRSIGPVDTRTALQTLIGSSWNLLEDQTKRVIWFQYAGALPQTEVIPEDPPQDPNPEVPVYDHDVAEPKHQRASQKPTKQVWTLNPSLTLRQNLARWALEVDWALEWNSDHDYEILYSAAYQGTLQDAVKAVLEHYRTSPFGLTATFFEGNSVLLIEPNSPGSR